In Lathyrus oleraceus cultivar Zhongwan6 chromosome 2, CAAS_Psat_ZW6_1.0, whole genome shotgun sequence, the DNA window gtctcgaaagatccatagcaaccaacacccagtgaccactgtaaaataaaacaaaaatttagataattgaaaattttctacgtaaaagatatacatagattagaatgaaattattagaaagaaaatctaacccgttgccagaattaaacggtaaaaaatacaaactgggtgtagtattatcgccggccgccatgaatctatcgactagatcattctttacggatgttggattatTCATTATTAACGTTGcattgatacgggaagcagcaataaaattgaaacggttacacaattcagttccccgcatcaatgttacatacatataccttaaatagaaacataataaacattagactactcattgaaatgtgtaaataaattgttcaactaagtaaattatagattgatcggagtaccatatgtatgtatgaatgacagcgatgcccaattcggtgtgttcaaaaagttgttggaagtcctcctttccaattatttcgaaatgagcagctccgaaaacaccttcatcaaaatctatagtACGAATGTTCCcatgcataatatcggactcctccaccattttctcaagacgcatcataatttgagattttgtcccggacgtcgttggaatatccttagcagcgcttttcaactctcgaccgggaacctaaaaattcatataaaataaatcatgactttttgtaatgtaacagaatcgttgcgtatataattcaatgggtatatatatttgtacctctttttgagatgcaaccgactcgatgcgtcttgaaactttaccaactttatgtgtgggtcttgtaggagtctaacattaccatataattgattaaatatcataattgtagctgaattgaaatgtgaatactaaatattcataatcatttagaacatatatacctcggcatcagggaaaattagatctgacggccaaccaacaaaggatccgactgcatctcgcatcaacgttgtctctgaaacaacgtcaggtaatggtagacgggcgtccgtatctaatacgaggtcaaccgaaactttcataaatcccaccgggaggggattatggtgaagtaattcacccgaagtattgtgcacttttcccttgccaaccatgcgataagttggtgacgatagatacagctgacaaggtgaaatgccctaaaccaataataaatgttattgttaacttgtatatgtgtcaagtaaaaaagtgctattttaatttcataataacatatataattacctcgggaaatttcggttgatgattgatactagctcggtcactagtatcttttgcctcggaagcgcacctttcctctctataccttgcattctcgttttgcagttggagtacttgtgcccttaactccgccaaggtctccatcacctctttgttggtaggattttttgtttttgtttttttaaaaaatgacgacggagtcacaccaaaacccttacccctcacacgaccggaatactcaggaacatttagtactcgactaagtacgctcctgcaatcctggacctcggttgaaggtacggtttgggataaagtctcctgaaatattattagaggagattaaaaatgaattatatgtctaacaaaattttcgatataattaaagaaataatgttacatatacttacacattcgtcataaacattttggaccgcttcaacgacagccccatccttcccaacccgagcagccttccataatacgtgatccggaagagatgttgcgtcacttttctcctcggctagctacacattgaattagattataagatcatcaattataacatattgtgacaatgtataagctcatagcatttgaatatactcacaattctttgttgtaaccgtgcataacccgtacgcccttttttgtacggatacgcgggttttgatgcccttttcctatttatgtcgcttacttcctggataaaaaagtttaaggcatattagaaccaagtaacttaacaattgtataataccataattaatagacattacatggaatttttcgtttcttcgtttggcgacaaagttatcccattcatcggctgaaataatctcggcatacttcattggccgttctccttcaacaaattttccttcctcatccttgagaaatttgttgcacaaaaaggatcgaaatcctcggagtctttttccggccaattgaatacaatatttttgccggctttcatcgatgtgaaaggatctctaaaaaacatacaaatggagtgtgttattataaagtaatattataacaatatatggttaacaaatagtcaacaaaaaaaacatataacaatatatggtaagtacctgtatctccgaccatattttttccttgccaaccttcaagtccggacttctccaattatcacatgtaatcggaatatgttggcgaacaaggaaaccaatgtaacttgccaacattgaaccgttaggctcaattagttggtcttcagcactccaatgtacttcaaattttacacccttgtctcttgcacgaatgattgacttcataacagtcaatcctcgtttgatttctttttcaacattattacgtgattcattcgcggcatgggtatcgtcttggttagccattttatctgtaatataaaaatgattcaataagacccaagtaagacaatgattcaatacgtcaacacattcatataccttccatttctctcatgttacaacaatctaaactctttttttttatcattattgaatacaaactcacacacacctactgcatgcaaaagaccaatacaaactcacacacacctactgcatgcaaaagaccaatacaaacttgcatccataatcatcaaacttccaagcacaagctcaaacacacttcaaatatatcagttttcaatcagaaataaaaaactcagtttgccctaaacaacattaatcaacataatgcacaaaatgaaaaactaagtttagaaaatgccctaatcaaacacatgaagaaagtgaacggtaacgatggagaagagaaataccttaaaggtgacggtaacgatggagaagaaagtgaacagtgacggtggaagaggataacgcagtgaacgtgaacggtgagggagggagaacgaacggcgacgatgacggtgagggagggagaacgaacggaggacgagagtaatcgcagtagagagtaatcgaggttgagagaaaacccagttacgtaaacgaaatagcttatagagagggaaaataaagagacatgcagtatatgttataattttaatgtttactaaaggggaccttagagggcgctttttaaaaaaagcgccctctaaagggggcctaagagggcgcttctgaaagcgctctctaaggctttccaaaagcgccttctaaactggaaatgtacatggacttagagagcgctttttcaaaagcgccctctaagggtaaccttagagggcgctttcacaaaagcgccctctattgttgtccctccattttttttttggcttcactttagagggcgctttgttacaaaagcgccctctaaagggggcctaagagggcgcttctaaaagcgctctctaaggctttccaaaagcgccttataaactggaaatgtacatggacatagagagcgcttttttagaagcgccctctaaggttaaccttagagggcgctttcaatgaagcgtcctctattggtgtcccttcatttcctcattattttttcgcttcactttagagtgcgctttgttacaaaagcgccctctaaagtgcgctgtctattccaatagtatgctccttattttttctcttcactttagagtgcgcttttgtaataaagcgccctctaaggggcgctgtctattccagtttttggcgtagtgcctaatttttaaccctaagacCCCACATATCATTTacatccttgcatacaaacaagatcacaACTTGGTCCTCTCCATCTCTTCTTTGGGTTTTGCTCTTTGCAGGGATCACTAAACACCTttttgttggtgttttacctttgtgtttacaTGTTTATTGCTTATCTAATCACTAATCAAAATAGTAAAAGTATAT includes these proteins:
- the LOC127123462 gene encoding uncharacterized protein LOC127123462; the encoded protein is MVGKGKVHNTSGELLHHNPLPVGFMKVSVDLVLDTDARLPLPDVVSETTLMRDAVGSFVGWPSDLIFPDAETPTRPTHKVGKVSRRIESVASQKEVPGRELKSAAKDIPTTSGTKSQIMMRLEKMVEEF